A single region of the Oryzias latipes chromosome 19, ASM223467v1 genome encodes:
- the mrpl27 gene encoding 39S ribosomal protein L27, mitochondrial, with translation MMAALASLSFKSRAGLLISAQSSLLDSVRFASKKAGGSSKNVGGKSPGRRYGFKKQDGNFVHAGNILATQRQLRFHPGAHVGMGTNNTLFALEDGHVRFTKEVYIPPPRSPEASAIIPKLPKGAVLYKTFINVMPVQQEAKFRLVDQV, from the exons ATGATGGCGGCGTTAGCGTCCTTGAGTTTCAAGTCAAGAGCAG GTCTCCTGATTTCTGCTCAGTCGTCTCTGTTGGACTCGGTTCGGTTCGCCTCTAAGAAGGCAGGCGGGAGCTCCAAGAACGTCGGAGGAAAAAGCCCCGGCCGCAGATACGGCTTCAAGAAACAAGACG GGAACTTTGTTCATGCCGGCAACATCCTGGCGACGCAGAGGCAGCTGAGGTTTCACCCAGGAGCGCAC GTGGGCATGGGCACCAACAACACCCTCTTTGCTCTGGAGGACGGGCACGTCAGGTTCACCAAGGAGGTGTACATCCCACCGCCGCGCAGCCCCGAGGCTTCCGCCATCATTCCAAAACTGCCCAAAGGCGCCGTGCTCTACAAAACCTTCATCAACGTGATGCCCGTCCAACAGGAGGCCAAGTTCAGGCTGGTGGATCAGGTGTGA